A region of Fibrobacter succinogenes subsp. succinogenes S85 DNA encodes the following proteins:
- a CDS encoding aminotransferase class V-fold PLP-dependent enzyme: MAYFDNAATTFPKPECVYDFMNTFYRECGGNAGRGSHKLSIGAGKMVSGTRNRLKQLLHCENKQIVFTPSATIALNMILQGVLDGKMTARANVYISPFEHNAVTRILHHYEEIGVVNVKILDIDDNFHYDFAKIKKNFDKAVPSLMVVSHASNVIGLISPVEELCSMAKKYNAVTVIDMAQTAGLVDINVGLETFDFAVFAGHKTLYGPTGISGFAMKPDFDLDPVLFGGTGFESANQDMPNDIPQRYEMGTLNIAGIAGLHASLGWILDEGIDYLWEHEQLKRKELLKILRSYHFVKIVGDNERNQYVGIVSCVIDGLPSDTAASVFAEKNIAVRSGLQCAPLAHKTLGTFPSGTIRFSCSAFTSDADFVDLKQSLEWIKENL, translated from the coding sequence ATGGCTTATTTCGACAATGCAGCGACGACTTTCCCGAAACCAGAATGTGTTTATGATTTCATGAATACATTCTATAGGGAATGTGGCGGAAACGCTGGCCGCGGAAGCCACAAACTTTCGATAGGTGCTGGTAAGATGGTTTCTGGAACCAGGAATCGTCTTAAGCAGTTACTGCATTGTGAAAATAAACAAATCGTATTCACGCCTTCAGCTACGATTGCCTTGAACATGATTTTGCAGGGTGTTCTTGATGGCAAAATGACTGCGAGAGCAAATGTTTATATTTCTCCGTTTGAACATAATGCTGTGACAAGGATTCTTCATCATTATGAAGAAATCGGAGTAGTCAACGTAAAAATACTTGATATTGATGATAATTTCCATTATGATTTTGCGAAAATAAAGAAGAATTTTGATAAAGCAGTCCCTTCTTTGATGGTTGTTAGCCATGCAAGCAATGTTATTGGCTTAATTTCTCCAGTAGAAGAACTGTGCTCAATGGCAAAGAAATACAACGCCGTTACCGTTATAGATATGGCACAAACTGCCGGCCTGGTTGACATTAATGTCGGCTTGGAGACATTTGATTTCGCTGTGTTTGCTGGACATAAGACGCTTTATGGGCCAACAGGAATTAGTGGCTTTGCAATGAAGCCTGATTTTGATTTGGATCCAGTTTTATTTGGTGGCACCGGTTTTGAAAGTGCTAATCAGGATATGCCAAACGATATTCCCCAGCGCTATGAAATGGGGACGCTCAATATCGCTGGAATTGCTGGATTGCATGCTTCATTGGGTTGGATATTAGATGAGGGAATAGATTATTTATGGGAGCATGAGCAATTAAAGCGAAAAGAATTGCTAAAGATTCTTCGTTCTTATCATTTTGTGAAAATCGTTGGTGATAATGAACGCAATCAATATGTAGGAATAGTTTCTTGCGTAATAGATGGATTGCCTAGTGATACTGCGGCAAGTGTATTTGCCGAGAAGAATATTGCAGTTCGAAGTGGGTTGCAGTGTGCTCCGCTCGCACACAAGACTTTGGGAACCTTTCCTTCGGGAACAATACGGTTTAGTTGTAGTGCGTTTACGAGCGATGCGGACTTTGTCGACTTAAAACAATCTTTGGAATGGATTAAGGAAAATTTGTAA
- a CDS encoding DEAD/DEAH box helicase family protein has product MSLRNIQIESEYRNLHGNIIRDFYNPLLSEAIAYDRSVGFFSSTALSCFSVGLCSFLKNGGKIRLVATPYLSTEDIQAMRDGYKARNEIIENALVRNLFEPENGKEVERLNMLANLIAECRMDIKIALTKAGMYHEKLGIIEDSDGNYVAFSGSSNESENAFLNNYESTDVFCSWKDFEKDRALKKKNSFEKIWNGTDDALEILEFPKLKDEIIRRYKKTAPKFDMDEDFSYEPPKIGEMNLGESSAKYSPLVKKNVPMMPKWFEKNIFDYQKEAIDNWAKQGFCGIFDMATGTGKTLTGLGAVTRCFESNKKLATFIVVPYQHLVEQWVEDVVKFNIRPIIAYSTSSQIDWKDRLKKAVRDQKIRPSEKSFFCVVTTNATFKSNFVQDQLKNIKADCLLVVDEAHNAGAGGFKKILDSKFNYRLALSATIDRHGDDEGTRFLYDYFGYVCVSYGLEKAIEEKKLTPYKYYPIIIHLTDGEFSEYKRLTKEMLQHTRVSKSGNVELDSYGELLAIKRSRIVAGAQNKLDAFRKCIEPYKKKTNILVYCGATTVVYDSDSSGGEYDFDKSEVGERQIIAVTKILGNEMGMSVSRFTSEEDIASRRVITENFKNENLQAIVAIKCLDEGVNIPSIKTAFILASTTNPKEYIQRRGRVLRTWPGKEYAEIYDFVTLPQNIDAVRYLTDEEKASGRALVKNELLRLKEFSGIALNRIDSLCLIDEIQQVYQITDKDLNDKKMEDFYE; this is encoded by the coding sequence ATGAGTTTACGGAATATACAAATTGAGTCGGAATATAGAAATTTACACGGAAATATAATTCGTGATTTCTACAATCCGCTTTTAAGCGAAGCGATTGCGTATGATCGATCTGTTGGATTTTTTTCATCAACAGCCTTATCCTGTTTTTCTGTTGGATTGTGCAGTTTTTTGAAGAATGGGGGTAAGATAAGATTAGTAGCTACTCCATATCTCTCAACTGAAGACATTCAGGCTATGAGAGATGGATATAAAGCTCGAAATGAAATTATTGAAAACGCTTTGGTGAGAAACTTATTTGAACCCGAAAATGGCAAAGAAGTTGAACGCTTAAATATGCTGGCAAATCTTATTGCTGAATGCCGTATGGATATAAAAATTGCGCTTACGAAAGCAGGCATGTATCATGAAAAACTAGGAATAATTGAAGATTCTGATGGAAATTATGTAGCATTTTCGGGATCTTCAAATGAATCAGAAAATGCATTTCTAAACAATTATGAATCCACAGATGTATTCTGTTCGTGGAAGGATTTTGAAAAAGACAGGGCTTTGAAAAAAAAGAATTCCTTTGAAAAAATTTGGAATGGGACTGATGACGCTCTGGAAATTCTTGAGTTCCCGAAATTGAAAGATGAAATTATACGACGATACAAAAAAACAGCTCCGAAATTTGATATGGATGAAGACTTTTCATATGAGCCTCCTAAAATAGGTGAAATGAATCTAGGAGAATCATCTGCAAAATATTCTCCGTTAGTAAAAAAGAATGTTCCAATGATGCCTAAATGGTTTGAAAAAAACATTTTTGATTACCAAAAAGAGGCGATAGATAATTGGGCAAAACAAGGTTTTTGCGGAATTTTTGATATGGCCACTGGTACTGGCAAAACGCTTACTGGTTTAGGGGCTGTAACTAGATGTTTTGAATCGAATAAAAAACTTGCAACATTTATTGTTGTGCCGTATCAACATCTTGTAGAACAATGGGTTGAAGATGTTGTTAAATTCAATATTAGGCCAATTATTGCGTATTCGACATCGTCTCAAATTGATTGGAAAGATAGGTTGAAGAAAGCTGTTCGTGACCAGAAAATTCGTCCGAGTGAAAAAAGTTTTTTTTGTGTGGTTACAACTAACGCGACTTTCAAAAGTAATTTTGTTCAAGACCAACTAAAAAATATTAAAGCGGATTGTTTGCTAGTTGTTGATGAAGCACATAATGCTGGAGCAGGGGGCTTTAAGAAGATACTTGATTCGAAGTTTAACTATAGATTAGCTTTGTCTGCGACAATTGACCGGCATGGCGATGATGAGGGAACTCGGTTTTTGTATGATTACTTTGGTTATGTTTGTGTTTCCTATGGTTTGGAAAAAGCTATTGAAGAAAAAAAACTTACTCCATATAAATATTATCCAATTATAATTCATTTGACGGATGGTGAATTTTCTGAGTATAAACGGCTGACTAAAGAGATGCTTCAGCATACAAGGGTCTCGAAGAGTGGAAATGTTGAATTAGATTCATATGGTGAACTTCTTGCTATAAAACGCTCAAGAATTGTTGCTGGTGCGCAAAATAAATTAGATGCATTTAGAAAATGTATTGAACCATATAAGAAAAAAACAAACATCTTGGTGTATTGTGGGGCTACAACAGTTGTTTACGATTCCGATTCTAGTGGCGGAGAATATGACTTTGATAAGTCCGAAGTTGGAGAAAGACAAATTATAGCTGTGACCAAAATATTGGGAAATGAAATGGGAATGTCGGTATCTCGGTTTACATCGGAAGAAGATATTGCATCTCGTAGAGTTATAACTGAAAATTTTAAGAACGAAAATTTGCAGGCTATAGTAGCAATAAAATGTTTGGATGAAGGCGTGAATATCCCTTCAATTAAAACAGCTTTCATTTTAGCTAGTACAACGAATCCAAAGGAGTATATTCAACGCAGAGGCCGTGTTTTGAGAACGTGGCCCGGAAAAGAATATGCAGAAATATATGATTTTGTGACTCTGCCACAAAATATTGATGCGGTGCGGTATTTAACTGATGAAGAAAAAGCTAGTGGTAGAGCTCTTGTAAAAAATGAATTGCTGCGGTTGAAAGAGTTTTCTGGTATTGCGTTGAATCGAATTGACAGCCTGTGTCTAATTGATGAAATTCAACAAGTGTACCAAATAACTGACAAGGATTTAAACGACAAAAAAATGGAGGATTTCTATGAGTAA
- a CDS encoding AAA family ATPase, whose protein sequence is MLLESIKLHNFRQYRDAFLDFAQDVHGKNVTIIIGENGSGKTTFLQSFFWCLYGITNFKDSVVLNKSVASEMTPSAPADTFVEINLQHGDVHYKIKRTQRFRKDLGNNVKVDGSSFCEIEKKDKTGNKSFVEASKRESTINLILRKELSRYFFFDGERIETMGKEISGYKKSEEFAEAVEGLLGLKGMQKALEHLNGGPKNSVIGKYNQRYDSASDSAVRELTKIINDCDEEIENKGKRIAEIDNEDYKAEEERRAKQEELKGYESSKELQEYKESLEKDIKQYSISKAEAQKDICREFNNQATSFLSLGLIKPAFDILVKLNLSGSDIPNITDKTIQYLLDHHKCLCGTCLSENSPEVEELKKWFDVLPPKSIGSMVNDFKMVARNRLNSINDFVSLRNEKKSSNKCF, encoded by the coding sequence ATGTTACTCGAATCCATAAAACTCCATAATTTTAGGCAATATAGGGATGCCTTTTTAGATTTTGCACAAGATGTTCATGGAAAAAATGTAACCATTATTATCGGTGAAAATGGTAGTGGAAAAACAACTTTTTTGCAAAGCTTTTTTTGGTGTTTGTATGGTATCACAAATTTTAAGGATTCTGTTGTTTTAAACAAATCTGTTGCGAGTGAAATGACTCCGTCTGCTCCTGCGGATACGTTCGTTGAAATAAACTTACAGCATGGAGATGTTCACTACAAGATTAAGAGAACTCAAAGATTTAGAAAAGATCTTGGAAATAATGTTAAGGTAGATGGTAGTTCTTTTTGTGAAATTGAGAAAAAGGATAAAACAGGAAATAAAAGTTTTGTTGAGGCTTCCAAAAGAGAGTCTACAATTAATTTAATTCTAAGAAAGGAATTGTCTCGTTATTTCTTTTTTGATGGTGAACGTATTGAAACCATGGGTAAAGAGATTTCCGGTTATAAGAAATCCGAAGAATTTGCAGAGGCTGTTGAAGGGTTGCTTGGCTTAAAAGGGATGCAAAAAGCTTTGGAACACCTAAATGGTGGTCCGAAAAATTCTGTTATTGGTAAATATAATCAGCGGTATGATTCTGCAAGTGATTCTGCTGTTAGAGAGCTTACAAAAATCATCAATGATTGCGATGAAGAAATCGAAAATAAAGGAAAACGTATTGCAGAAATAGATAATGAAGATTATAAAGCTGAAGAAGAACGACGGGCGAAGCAAGAAGAACTGAAGGGGTATGAATCAAGTAAAGAATTGCAAGAATATAAAGAATCCTTGGAAAAAGATATCAAACAATATTCTATTAGTAAAGCTGAAGCTCAGAAAGATATTTGTCGTGAATTTAATAATCAGGCAACATCATTTTTGTCTTTAGGACTTATTAAGCCTGCGTTTGACATACTTGTTAAATTGAATTTGTCTGGTAGTGATATTCCGAATATAACGGATAAAACGATTCAGTATTTGCTAGATCATCATAAATGTTTGTGTGGAACTTGTCTTTCGGAGAACTCTCCTGAGGTGGAAGAATTAAAAAAATGGTTTGATGTGCTTCCTCCAAAATCTATTGGAAGTATGGTGAATGATTTTAAAATGGTAGCGAGAAATAGATTGAATTCTATCAATGATTTCGTATCGTTAAGAAATGAGAAAAAATCGTCAAATAAGTGTTTTTGA
- a CDS encoding sigma-70 family RNA polymerase sigma factor: MACTGIEKAFEFLLKKSNSQGYVSLDDILSCGDLFNLEIDDIERLTDVVLENNIIINNHSKVEILAENDVNYKDFSCIFDAVIAAEPLLENFIEYVRKIQPADKKEMVRIQYQLFEGHEYARKRAIEGNLRIAVILAYRESVAYNKNIVDCIGEACLALVSACNSYKPDEHQTFASYISIAVFDYLARTIGVPFFSIPVNIVNLCRKLYKDIKYNRLGKKDALLYVCSCYGLEEYWSNVLYDILHVFFLDEDVLDNVLDNVYSESCYENFLTDVENDIERKNVQILINRCLNECLTDREYNVVEHRYGLNGKDSHSLVELGSHQVVSRERIRQIEKKALTKLERRKEWFREKMAFEFKDIYHRNANVDKDDADDLH, encoded by the coding sequence ATGGCTTGTACTGGGATCGAAAAAGCTTTTGAATTCTTATTAAAAAAATCTAATTCGCAAGGGTATGTGTCTCTTGACGATATACTTTCTTGTGGGGATTTGTTTAATCTTGAGATAGATGATATTGAAAGACTTACGGATGTAGTACTAGAAAATAACATCATAATCAATAATCATTCAAAGGTGGAAATCCTAGCTGAGAATGATGTCAATTATAAGGATTTTTCCTGCATTTTTGATGCGGTTATAGCAGCCGAACCTTTGTTAGAAAACTTCATAGAGTATGTTAGGAAAATTCAACCAGCAGATAAAAAAGAAATGGTTCGCATTCAATATCAGCTCTTTGAAGGACATGAATACGCTCGAAAACGTGCTATAGAGGGAAATCTACGTATTGCAGTAATTTTAGCATATAGGGAATCTGTTGCATATAATAAGAATATTGTCGATTGCATTGGTGAAGCTTGTTTAGCATTGGTTTCTGCTTGTAATTCGTATAAGCCGGATGAACATCAAACTTTTGCGAGTTACATAAGTATTGCTGTATTTGATTATTTGGCTAGAACAATTGGTGTTCCTTTTTTTTCAATTCCGGTGAATATAGTTAACCTTTGTCGAAAATTGTATAAGGATATTAAATATAATAGACTGGGAAAAAAAGATGCATTGCTGTATGTCTGTTCTTGTTATGGATTAGAAGAATATTGGTCAAATGTGCTGTACGATATTCTTCATGTATTTTTTCTAGATGAAGACGTTTTGGATAATGTTCTTGATAATGTGTATTCAGAAAGTTGTTATGAAAATTTTCTGACGGATGTTGAAAATGATATAGAGCGAAAGAATGTTCAGATCCTAATCAATCGATGTCTTAATGAATGTTTGACGGATCGGGAATATAATGTTGTTGAACATCGTTATGGCTTGAATGGTAAAGATTCGCATTCATTAGTTGAATTGGGTTCTCATCAGGTGGTATCGAGAGAACGCATTCGGCAAATTGAAAAAAAAGCTTTGACTAAATTAGAAAGACGGAAAGAATGGTTCAGAGAAAAAATGGCTTTTGAGTTTAAGGATATTTATCATAGAAACGCTAATGTGGACAAAGATGATGCTGATGATTTGCATTAG
- a CDS encoding metal-dependent transcriptional regulator — translation MENNHVKLSQSLEDYLEMVHMLRLANGIARVKDIAAALSVKMPSVAKAILELKKLGLVTQEPYSGVELTEEGRKAAADVLNRHILLKGFLIRLGVSEAIADKDACCMEHILSAETLSTIEDFMKKGNEGVVAKKANALKAKKGK, via the coding sequence ATGGAAAACAATCACGTAAAGCTCAGCCAGAGCCTCGAAGACTATCTGGAAATGGTGCATATGCTTCGCTTGGCAAACGGGATTGCCCGTGTCAAGGATATTGCCGCCGCCCTTTCTGTGAAGATGCCTTCTGTGGCAAAAGCGATTCTTGAACTTAAAAAGCTGGGCCTTGTGACTCAGGAACCCTATAGCGGTGTGGAACTCACCGAAGAAGGGCGTAAGGCGGCAGCCGATGTGCTGAACCGCCATATTCTTTTGAAGGGCTTTTTAATCCGTCTCGGCGTTTCCGAAGCAATTGCTGACAAGGACGCCTGCTGCATGGAACATATTCTTTCGGCTGAAACCCTTTCGACCATCGAAGACTTCATGAAAAAAGGAAATGAAGGCGTCGTTGCGAAAAAGGCGAATGCATTAAAGGCAAAAAAAGGAAAATAA
- a CDS encoding FeoA family protein — MGCNCGCGGKSQTKKWDLEPKFSDLKKGDKVEIVGYNEGDARYKSKLLSMGLVRGVTLEVLQIAPLGDPIEVSVLSYRLSLRRQEANVLKLKRV, encoded by the coding sequence ATGGGTTGTAATTGTGGTTGCGGCGGCAAGTCGCAAACTAAAAAATGGGATTTGGAACCGAAATTTTCGGATCTCAAGAAGGGCGACAAGGTTGAAATTGTCGGCTACAATGAGGGCGATGCCCGCTACAAGTCCAAGCTTTTGTCGATGGGACTTGTCCGTGGTGTAACGCTTGAAGTCTTGCAGATTGCGCCTCTCGGTGATCCGATTGAGGTGAGTGTTCTTTCTTACCGTTTGTCGCTTCGCAGACAAGAAGCGAATGTTCTTAAATTGAAGAGGGTCTAA
- the feoB gene encoding ferrous iron transport protein B, whose protein sequence is MAPKLFTIAIAGNPNCGKTALFNALTGARQSVGNWPGVTVEKKEGFFELGNQHIRVVDLPGTYAIFANAEDERAAVDYLLTREADLIVNIIDASNIERNLFLTSQLVDMQIPMVIAANMIDIAEKRGLHLDLDILAERFGVPVIPLSAVNERSITNFISEMAHVVAGKKMTPKAIDYGEKVEAAVKYLEPKVEPVAKLLDADARWVSLMYLGNEKSYADKFAEAKVQINKAEVTQILGEESEFAMADSRYSLAHEIAGKTILSNRSKRTWSDKLDSVLLNRWASLPIFLLVMYLVFWVAVTIGSAFIDFFDVLFGAIFVDGLGYLLTDVFHAPGFVSAILADGIGAGIQTVSTFIPVIFFMFLCLSFLEDSGYMARAAFVADRFMRFLGLPGRAFVPMMVGFGCGVPGIMGSRVLESKRERFLTIFLVPFMSCGARLPVYALFAAAFFGTQAGTVVFALYLAGVLFAIVYGLILRRSLFVGEASNFVMELPPYHLPKFKSLMIHSWLRLRDYVIRAGKVITIAVAILGFLNSFGFVDKLYTEINGEKTEIVKSEEGYAMVQDEKEVLLPEGVVIDESKVQTESEFTAGNGDSENSLLSVIGKAITPVFEPFGVESNNWPASVSLFTGLLAKEAVIGTMNSLYSMAGPGDASAATETPKAPEVAAAPEKPVEVVAADSSVADSAKVAVADSAVADSAVVADSAAAEPATAEEKILIAGVDECPAEEEEEGGAPDILGAFKEALGTIPENLSEVFGSLTDILGTSGELEAQNAAELKKVTLDKILDAKAITCEEYASIETFSEDEGADKAREEVFAKLAAAGLTLSEDEIGALEEGDLSETADIYANLRSYFHNPDKNGNPVDGFNWQVFAFLIFILLYVPCLAAMGVVVREIGLGLGVLMAVVQTILAWAVAVLLYQVPVGGNVFWIVSSIIVLVATFVFLKLFGMSANKKGRFED, encoded by the coding sequence ATGGCTCCGAAGCTTTTTACTATTGCAATTGCCGGTAACCCGAACTGCGGTAAAACGGCTCTTTTTAATGCCCTTACGGGTGCTCGCCAGAGTGTTGGTAACTGGCCGGGCGTGACTGTCGAAAAGAAGGAAGGCTTTTTTGAACTCGGTAACCAGCATATCCGCGTGGTGGACTTGCCGGGTACTTATGCAATTTTTGCCAATGCCGAAGATGAACGCGCCGCTGTGGACTACTTGCTCACTCGCGAAGCGGACCTCATTGTCAATATCATTGATGCCTCGAACATTGAACGTAACTTGTTCTTGACTTCTCAGCTTGTCGACATGCAGATCCCGATGGTGATTGCGGCGAACATGATCGACATCGCGGAAAAGCGCGGCTTGCATTTGGATTTGGATATCCTCGCTGAACGTTTCGGTGTGCCGGTGATTCCGCTTTCTGCCGTGAACGAAAGAAGCATCACGAACTTCATCAGCGAAATGGCGCATGTTGTTGCGGGCAAGAAGATGACGCCCAAGGCGATTGATTACGGCGAGAAGGTTGAAGCTGCTGTCAAGTATTTGGAGCCGAAGGTTGAGCCGGTTGCAAAGCTTTTGGATGCGGATGCCCGCTGGGTTTCGCTCATGTATTTGGGCAACGAAAAGAGCTATGCGGACAAGTTTGCCGAAGCCAAGGTGCAGATTAACAAGGCCGAAGTCACGCAGATTCTCGGCGAAGAAAGCGAATTTGCGATGGCGGATTCACGCTACAGTTTGGCTCACGAAATTGCAGGTAAGACGATTCTTTCGAACCGTTCCAAGAGAACCTGGTCCGATAAGCTCGACTCCGTGCTTTTGAACCGCTGGGCTTCGCTCCCGATTTTCCTCTTGGTCATGTACCTGGTCTTCTGGGTTGCAGTGACGATTGGTTCTGCGTTCATTGATTTCTTTGACGTGCTGTTTGGCGCTATCTTTGTGGATGGCCTTGGCTACTTGCTCACGGATGTGTTCCATGCGCCGGGCTTTGTGTCTGCAATCCTCGCCGACGGTATCGGTGCTGGTATCCAGACTGTGTCGACGTTCATTCCGGTCATCTTCTTTATGTTCCTCTGCCTTTCTTTCTTGGAAGACTCGGGTTACATGGCACGTGCCGCTTTTGTCGCGGACCGCTTTATGCGATTCCTCGGACTCCCGGGCCGTGCATTCGTGCCGATGATGGTTGGCTTTGGTTGCGGCGTGCCGGGCATTATGGGCTCTCGCGTGCTCGAATCCAAGCGTGAACGATTCCTCACGATTTTCCTCGTGCCGTTCATGAGCTGCGGCGCTCGCCTTCCGGTGTATGCGTTGTTTGCAGCTGCATTCTTTGGAACGCAGGCAGGGACGGTCGTGTTTGCCCTCTACCTCGCGGGCGTTCTCTTTGCGATCGTGTACGGCTTGATTCTTCGTCGCTCCTTGTTTGTGGGTGAGGCTAGCAACTTTGTGATGGAGCTGCCGCCTTATCACTTGCCGAAGTTCAAGTCGCTCATGATCCACTCTTGGCTCCGTTTGCGTGACTACGTGATTCGCGCCGGTAAGGTGATTACGATTGCGGTTGCAATACTTGGCTTCCTCAATAGCTTTGGCTTTGTGGACAAGCTCTACACCGAAATCAATGGCGAAAAGACCGAAATCGTGAAGAGCGAAGAAGGCTACGCCATGGTGCAGGACGAAAAGGAAGTGCTGCTCCCTGAAGGTGTCGTGATTGACGAATCCAAGGTCCAGACGGAAAGCGAATTTACGGCGGGTAACGGTGATTCCGAAAACAGCTTGCTTTCTGTAATCGGTAAGGCAATTACCCCGGTTTTTGAACCATTCGGTGTTGAATCTAACAACTGGCCTGCATCTGTGTCGCTTTTCACTGGCCTCCTTGCTAAGGAAGCTGTGATTGGTACGATGAACTCGCTGTACTCTATGGCGGGGCCGGGTGATGCTTCGGCTGCTACCGAGACCCCGAAGGCTCCCGAAGTTGCTGCAGCTCCGGAGAAGCCCGTGGAAGTTGTGGCTGCTGATAGCTCTGTAGCCGATTCTGCAAAGGTCGCGGTTGCTGATTCCGCAGTCGCTGATAGCGCAGTTGTCGCAGACAGTGCTGCTGCTGAACCTGCCACCGCTGAAGAAAAGATCCTCATCGCAGGCGTGGACGAATGCCCTGCCGAAGAAGAGGAAGAAGGTGGTGCTCCGGATATTCTCGGTGCATTCAAGGAAGCCCTTGGCACGATTCCGGAAAACTTGAGTGAAGTCTTCGGCTCTCTCACGGACATTCTCGGAACATCTGGTGAACTCGAAGCGCAGAATGCCGCAGAACTCAAGAAGGTCACGCTTGATAAGATTCTTGATGCAAAAGCGATTACTTGCGAAGAATACGCTTCTATCGAAACCTTCAGCGAAGATGAAGGTGCCGACAAGGCTCGTGAAGAAGTCTTTGCAAAGCTTGCTGCTGCAGGCCTTACGCTGAGCGAAGATGAAATCGGCGCTCTCGAAGAAGGCGACTTGAGCGAAACGGCTGACATCTATGCCAACCTCCGCTCTTACTTCCACAACCCGGACAAGAACGGAAACCCGGTCGATGGATTTAACTGGCAGGTGTTTGCATTCCTCATCTTCATCTTGCTCTATGTGCCGTGCCTTGCTGCGATGGGTGTCGTGGTTCGCGAAATCGGCCTTGGACTTGGTGTGTTGATGGCTGTGGTACAGACAATCCTCGCTTGGGCTGTCGCGGTGCTCCTCTACCAGGTGCCGGTCGGTGGCAATGTATTCTGGATTGTAAGCTCGATCATCGTGCTTGTGGCAACATTCGTGTTCCTTAAGCTCTTTGGTATGAGCGCAAATAAGAAAGGGCGTTTCGAAGACTAA
- a CDS encoding DUF3793 family protein yields MDRNLDSCLVRQCAPTLAGHKLGNLFCVDVADGVLLCNILARWNQALNPKGVAARVIAERCGRYFIYVYRNSALQNLGCSCEVRNFLKGFGYSCFDAESLLNFFQVRMTRSVCFPHEVGVFLGYPLDDVKDFITYGGKNYKLIGCWKVYNDVPNSMHIFEVYKKCQKILRERFELGETLEQLTVAS; encoded by the coding sequence ATGGATAGAAACCTTGATTCCTGCTTGGTTCGACAATGTGCCCCGACTCTTGCGGGCCATAAGTTGGGCAATCTCTTTTGTGTCGATGTTGCTGATGGTGTTTTGCTTTGCAATATCCTTGCTCGTTGGAATCAGGCGTTGAACCCTAAGGGCGTTGCGGCTCGCGTGATTGCTGAACGCTGTGGGCGTTATTTTATTTATGTCTACCGGAATAGCGCTTTACAGAATTTGGGATGCTCTTGCGAAGTACGTAATTTTTTGAAAGGTTTTGGCTACAGTTGCTTTGATGCTGAATCGCTTTTGAACTTTTTTCAGGTTCGCATGACGCGTTCGGTGTGTTTTCCGCATGAAGTGGGCGTGTTTTTGGGATACCCGCTTGACGATGTGAAAGATTTTATTACGTACGGCGGTAAAAATTACAAGTTGATTGGCTGCTGGAAGGTCTATAACGACGTGCCGAATTCCATGCACATTTTTGAAGTATACAAAAAATGTCAAAAGATTTTACGAGAACGATTTGAACTTGGTGAAACTTTGGAGCAGTTGACAGTTGCAAGTTGA
- a CDS encoding flavodoxin, translating to MNKIAVNFWTGTGNTEVMANEVVAGAKEAGADVTLFNTSAFSADKAQEFDKFALGCPAMGAEELEDSEFQPLYDQLKAQISGKKVVLFGSYGWGGGEWMNPWKEDAANAGLVLADEPLAIEGAPDDAGKEKCRELGKVLALS from the coding sequence ATGAACAAAATTGCTGTTAATTTCTGGACAGGTACGGGTAACACCGAAGTTATGGCGAATGAAGTGGTTGCTGGCGCAAAGGAAGCTGGCGCCGATGTGACGCTTTTCAATACGTCTGCTTTTTCTGCCGATAAGGCCCAGGAATTTGACAAGTTTGCTTTGGGCTGCCCGGCAATGGGTGCCGAAGAACTCGAAGATAGCGAATTCCAGCCGCTTTATGATCAGCTGAAGGCTCAGATTTCGGGTAAGAAAGTCGTGCTTTTCGGCTCTTACGGCTGGGGTGGTGGCGAATGGATGAATCCGTGGAAAGAAGATGCCGCAAATGCAGGCCTCGTTCTTGCTGATGAACCGCTCGCTATTGAAGGCGCTCCGGATGATGCTGGCAAGGAAAAGTGCCGTGAACTCGGTAAGGTCCTTGCACTTTCGTAA